The Bacillota bacterium genomic interval GCAGCAACAGATTCATCAAGGTGGTCTTGCCCGAGCCCGTCCGCCCGACGATGGCCAGGGTGGAACCCGCGGGAACATGAAAAGAGATGTTTTTCAGTACCGGCTCTTGTTTCTTTTCGTAGGCAAAGGTCAGATTTCGCACCTCAATCTCCCCTTGGAGGGGTACCGGTCCTTGAGTGGACTTACTTTCATCCCGCACCTCGGGTTTGTTCTCAAAGAGAGTGTTGAGGCGGTCCATGGAGGCTTTCCCCCGTTGAATGACGTTGATTACCATCCCAAAGCCGACCATGGGCCAAATGAGCATCCCAAGGTAGGTGTTGAAGGCGATGAAGTCACCTAAACTGATGTTTCCGTAGATGACCATGGTACCGCCCATGGTGAGCACAATGAGAAAGCTAACCGCGGCAATTAGCTGGACCAGTGGGTGAAAAAGAGCCCAGACCCTAACTAAGCGCATATTCTCATCGAAATAGTCCTGATTGCTGTACATGAAGCGCTCAATCTCAGGCTTTTCCTGCACAAAGGACTTGACTACCCTCATCCCGGCAAAGTTTTCCTGGACTCGCTCCGTCATTCGGGCGAAGGCCGCTTGCACCCGAGTGAATCGCCGGTGAATCACCCGGCCAAATCCCAAGGAGAGGGCAAAGAGTAGAGGTAGGGGGGCCATCGCCATCAACGTGAGCCGCCAATCAATGGTGTTGAACATGATGATCACGGTTAGGATGCAAATAAACAAAGCGTCAACCAACATCACGATACCTCGGCCCAGAGCGTTGCGGACCGCGTTAATGTCATTGGTGGCGTGGGCCAGCAGATCCCCTGTAGTATTTTGGGTGTAAAAGCGGGTGGACAGAGTTTGCAGGTGATTGTACAAGCTGTTACGAAGTTCATATTCAATCAGTCTGGCGGTGCCGGAAATGTAAATCCGCCAGGAGTAGCGACCAACGGCGGTAGCAGCGGCTGTACCTAGGATCAAAGCTATGTAACGCAGCAAAGTTCTTGAAGTCAATTCTCCGGCGGCGAAGTTGTCGGTGAGGGCACCAAGGATTTTCGGCATGATCAGCTGAAAGGAGCCAACCACCAGTAACCAGAAAATCCCATAGACATAGCGCCAGCGGTACTTGCGGATGAAACTACGCATCAGGCCATAGCTATTCATCGAACCACTCCACTCCCTTTATTCTCTTGCTTGGACGCTAGCACTACCATTATATCTCAGTTAGAGGAGAGAGACAAAGCCAATTCCAGAAAGGAGCCGAACTTTGGAAAAAGCAAGAAAAAAGACTAGAGAAAAACAGATAATAGACATCTTGGCGCAACTGTATCCCAATCCTCGATCAGCCCTGAATTTTCGGACTCCTTATGAGTTGTTGGTGGCCACTATTCTGTCGGCTCAGTGTACCGATAAACGGGTGAATGAAATTACAGCCAAGCTGTTTCCCCGGGCCAATACGCCGGAGCAGATGATTGAGCTGGGAATTGAAGGAATTGAAGAGTACATTCGGGGGTTGGGGTTGTTTCGGAATAAGAGCAAGAATATCTACAGGACATCGCAGATCTTGTTGGAGAAGTTCAATGGGGAGGTGCCCAGAACCCGGGAGGAACTAATGCAGCTGCCTGGGGTCGGGCGCAAAACGGCCAACGTGGTCTTGGCCAATGCCTTTCAGATTCCAGCTTTAGCCGTGGATACCCATGTGCATCGGGTGTCTAACCGCTTGGGACTGGTGGCAGCGAAGAAGGTAGAGGAGACGGAGGCCCAATTGATGGATCTGATTCCCAAGGCGGAATGGATTGATGTGCACCACCAGTTGATTTACCATGGACGGAATCTGTGCACCGCCCGCCGCCCCCGCTGCGATGAGTGTCCCCTGTTGCCCTACTGTCCCACGGGGGCGGTACTGCAATAACCTTATTAGAAGAAGCGAATCAGATAGGTGACCAGCAGGGGGATGATGGAGCTTAATACTACCCCGTGGATCAGGGCAGGTATTGCCGCCTCGTCACCGGCACTGCGGACGATGATGGGCAGTGTGGTGTCCATCGTTGTTGCCCCGCCGGAGGCAATGGCTCCGTAGCTGCCGAAGCGGCGAGCCAGGAAGGGGACGGCCACTAGGGTAATTATCTCCCGGAGGACATTGGCGAGAAAGGCCAGGCCCCCCAGTTCCGGATAGCCAGCATCGGCGATAAGGATTCCCGAGAGGCTGTACCAACCAAAGCCAGCGCCCACTGCCATGGACTGGGCCAGGGGCAATCCCAGGGGTGCAGCCACTAGGGCGGTGCCCAGAAGGCTTCCGAGGCCGGAGACCGCGGGCAAAAGGAGTATCGTCGGTCCTTGGCGGCGAATGGCCGCGAGCAGGGTGCGGTTTCGCCCCAAGTCGATGCCTACGGTAACTAGCAGCAGACCCAGGGCGAGGGTAATGATCTGTTCGACATAGATTAGCGATGACTCTGGCAGAATGGAAAGACCAAGAAAAAAACCTGCGGCGACGCAGGCTATCACAGCTAGCAACATCACTATCGCTCCTAGTCGCCCATTGGTGGCAGATCCGCGGAAGTCCGCTTCCTACCCTTGACTGCCTGCAGTATCCATTGCAGAGCTACAGTCAGGCCGACACCGCCACCGATGGCAGCTACGGCTAGAATCACTGCCCGAAGGCCCAGTTGCCCGAGGCGCTCTTGGATACCGGGAGTGGCTCCCAGCTTGGCACCCAGGGCCGTCAACATCACGAAGAGGCAGACCAAGTTCAGCCTGCCGATGGCAGAATGTGCTCGATGGGAGAGCCGGCCGGAAAGGCCAATGGCCAAGCCCAGCAGCAAACAGCCCATAACTAGACCCACGGAAACGTCCCTCCTATTGGTGCCCGGCTTGTCACAGAAAAGTTTCCCTTAGTGGCAGCCGCAGCTGCCTCCTGAGTGGCCTTGACAGCCGCATCCGTGGCCCTCATCGTCACCGGAATGGTCATGCCCACCGCAGTTGCCGCCGCAGGTACAGCTGTGACTGTGCTCCCGGTGGTAATCGGCAGGGACGATGTGGTGATGCTTCTGGGTCTTGAGACGGGGATCATCGGGATCCACGAACTCAATGCTGTCCAATTGCACCTTCAGTTGAGCGCGAATTCCCGCCAGGTATTGCTGGCGAAGCCTTTGCTGCTCAGCGGCTTCCTCTGGCGTCAAACCTTCGGTTCGCTTTTTCTTAGCCAGTTCGTTGATCCTTTGGATTAGCTCTTTGGTAATCATAGCCGATCCCCTTTCTTGGGTCTTTCCCAGCAGATAGGTCTTGGCCTTGGCCTGTGGCAGCCTGCTGCCCTTCCTTTTCCGTCTTAGGAAGCTTCACCGGAGGCACTTTCGCTGTTAGCGGTGGCTTCCTTTCCGTTACTGGGCCGATTGTCCGTTACATAGAAGCCGGAACCTTTGAAGATAATTCCCACATTGTTGCTGATCAACCGTTGGACGGAGGAGTTACAGGTGGGACAAGTCTGCAAAGGCTCGGCAGTAATCCGTTGTTCTACCTCAAACTTACCACATTTCTCGCACTTGTACTCGTAGGTTGGCATTTGACAAATCACCTTTCCACGAATAGTAGTTAGAAGAAGTAACTCTAAATATTATACGGTATCGGGAATTAGTGTGCAAGCCAAAGTTTCGGTATAATAGCTAGTATGCAGCCAATAGATGACTTTTGGTTGGAGGTGAAGCTTGGTGGAAAAATACGTAGTCGGCTTTGATATCGACGGTGTGATCACCGATGAGACTTTACCCGATGGCAGAAGTATCTGGCATCGGGAAATAGATCGCTATTTTGGCGGGGTCAATCTGTTACGCCACAGCTTCTTTTTTACTGAAGCCTACGGCTTAACGGAGCTGCAGGTGGATCAGTTCATGGAAGAACGGGCAGAGATGGTTTTCCGACAAGTCAGTCCCCGGGAGGGGGTGCAGGAGGTTCTGGGTCGGCTCTTGAACCTGGGATTTGAGATTCACCTAGTAACCGCCAGACATTGTCAGTATCGGCAGGTAACGACGGAGTGGTTGCAGGAGCATCGTGTGCCCTACTCTCAGCTGTGGATGACCGAGGAAAAGGATGAACTGTGCGCAGAGCTTGGAGTTCGCTTCTTTGTCGATGACCTGTGGGAAAATTGTCAAGCATTGCTGCAGCGAGACATTGAGGTAGCGATGATGACTGTGCCCCACAACCAGGGACTCGATGTTCCCGTTCCCCGGGTCAGTACCTGGAATGAAGTGTGGGATTGGTGCGTCAAGGTTTATAGTCTAGCGGATTCCGAGGCAACGGCCTAGCCCCGGGGGACAGAAGGCGGGGGTGTTGATGTATCCAGTCTTGTTTCGGGTCTTTGGTTTGCCCGTGCACTCATATGGTTTGATGTTGGCCATCGCCTTTGGGGTGGGAGCTTTGATCCTGCGGCGGCTAGCCCGGCAGGCCAGAATCAGCGATGACTGTGTCGTTGATCTGGTCCTTTGGGCTTGCCTGGGCGCTATCATCGGAGCTCGGCTTCTGTTTGTGTTGTTGGAATGGGAGTATTACTCCCAATATCCAGAGCAGTTGATCTCCGTCAGTGGGGGAGGATTGAGCGGCCTGTCCTTCCATGGCGGAGTCATCGGAGGAGTTGTCGCGGGCCTCCTTGTGGTTCGCCGCTATGGCGTGAACCCTTGGCACATGGCGGACTTGGTAGCTCCCCTTTTGGCCCTTGGCACCGGGATTGCGCGGTTCGGCTGTCTGCTCAACGGGTGCTGCTATGGGTATGTCAGCAGAGTGCCCTGGGCCTTTCCCTGTGCCGCGGTGGACAGCTTGCCTCGCCATCCGACGCAATTGTACGCGGTAGTGGGAAATTTACTGATTTTTGCTTGGCTATGGCGCCGAAGGGGTAAACTGGAATATCGAGGAGAGAATGCGCTGGGCTATGTCATCGCCTATGCAGTGATGCGGTCGGTGGTTGAGGTGTGGCGAGACAGTCAAATTCTCTTTGCCCCCTTTAAGACCACCCAAGTGGCCAACGCCGTGATTATCCTTCTGGCGTTGATTGTGAACTGGCGTCTGGCTCAAAACCGTCAACGGCAAGGCGAGGGATGGGCTGGGGAATAATCCGGCGAAGGTGGTGGAAAGATGGCATCCCCGCAGATCTGGACTCTTGGCAAGGTTACACAGGTGCTGCAACGGGACCTTCCCGTCTATTTTAGATCCCTGCTCCTGACTATGGAGGGCTGGGCCCCCGTGGTGTTCCTGTTGGCCTATGGTGTCAGGCCCATTATCCTGTTTCCTTCGGGAATCTTTGCGATTACTGCCGGGTTGGTCTTTGGTACCCTTTGGGGGTCCATCTACGGTATTCTCGGTGCTACCCTGGGAAGCTGCACAGCCTTCTTGCTGGCTCGACACTTGGGTCGGGATTGGGTGAGAAGCCGGCTGAAGCACCGGATTTCTGCCGTTGACCGCATCACCGGTGAGAAGGGGTTTCTCGTCATTTTACTGCTGCGCTTGGTGCCCCTTTTGCCCTATGACGTGGTTAATTACGGTGCGGGATTGACTAACATGTCCTTTTGGAGCTATGCCTTGGCCACGTTACTGGGAGTGTCTCCTTCGGTGGTGCTTCTGGTTTATTTTGGCCGATCCCTGGCAGATCTGTCGCTGCGGCACCTATTGATTGGTGTGACTGGGATGGCTTTGCTGTCAGGCCTTTCCCTTTGGTTGCGGCGTTACCTGCGACGTTTGTAATATTATTATGAAAAGATTGTGACAATTGAGCAAGATTACTGTGGTGTCGCCGGAATCCGTGGGCTTTTTCACAAATCGATTCTAAGTCCATCGCCTCAAGCCGATGGCGTACCTACCAAAAACCGCTGCTGATGGGGGATTGCCAAGATTGGGCAGTCCTTTTTCTTATTCTAGTCTCGGAGGCAAGTCGGCCATAATCGAGAAAATTGTCACGAAGTTGTGAGAAAACGGGACCGATTCAAAATGTTGACAAGAGTTGCCGAGACTGGTAGAATAGCGTTGATAAGTGCTTTGTGATTGCGTTCACAAGGACTATCCCTCTTTTCTACGGGTTACTTCTGTACTACCTATAGCAAGATCCCGAGGCAATAATTTCGGGATTTTGTATTTTTTACCGGAAACGTTGTGACAAAGGGATATATTTGCAGATTAAGATGGGAGGCAAAGGAGATGGGAGAAGCTGCGGCGATGGCCAAGCAGTGCCGGTGCGGAAACTGTAGTGGGCAAGATGAGCGATATACCAAGTTGCAGAAAATCATTGCTGACTACAAGGATGTGCCTGGAGCTCTGATTCCGGTGCTGCACCAAGCTCAGGAATTGTTTGGATACCTGCCCCAGGAAGTGCAAGCCTTTGTAGCCGAGGGTCTCGGTATCCCCATTAGCAAGGTGGATGGGGTTGTCAGCTTTTATTCTTTCTTTACTTCAACACCTCAGGGCAAGTACAAGATTGGTGTGTGCATGGGAACGGCCTGCTATGTGAAGGGTTCGGCCCAGGTGCTAGAAGAGCTGGAAAAACAGTTGGGCGTAAAGGTATCGGAAACCAGTGCCGATGGGTTGTTCACCCTGGAGGTCACCCGGTGTATCGGTGCCTGCGGTTTGGCTCCGGTAATTACCATCGGTGACGATGTTTACGGGCGGTTGACTCCGGAAGAGATTCCGGAAATCCTTGCTAAGTATCGAGAAGATTAGGTCAGTTTGGCAGTGCTTCGCAGCTCTTGGAGCGACAAGTTGGGGAAGGGGGAGTAAATTGTGGCAACATATCGGTCCCATGTGTTAGTCTGTGCCGGCGCGGGGTGTGTGTCCTCTGGCTGTAAGGCAGTGCAGCAGGCACTTGTTACCGAACTGGAAGCTAATGATTTACAGGATGAAGTTAGAGTTGTGGAAACCGGATGTATCGGCTCCTGCGACTTGGGTCCCGTGGTGGTAGTGTATCCCGAGGGAGTGTTTTATCAGAAGGTAAGTCCCCAGGATGTAACGGAAATTGTCAGCGAGCACCTGGGCAAGGGACGGCCGGTGCAGCGACTCTTTTATCAACGGGCAGATACCGGCGATTTTGAGGAAAAGATTCAGGACATCGATTTCTTTAACCGGCAAACTCGGGTGGCCCTGCGAAACACCGGTGTTATCGATCCTATGGTCATCGAAGAGTATATCGCCAGAGATGGTTATCAAGCTCTAGGTAAGGTCCTAACGGAGATGACCCCCGAAGAGGTCATCGATGTTCTCAAGCGGTCGGGACTGCGGGGTCGTGGGGGAGCAGGATTCCCCACGGGCTTGAAGTGGGAGTTTACCTATAAGGCTGAAGGCGCCGTCAAGTACATCACCTGTAACGCCGACGAAGGTGACCCTGGAGCCTTCATGGACCGCAGTATCCTCGAGGGAGATCCCCATTCCATCATTGAGGCGATGGCCATTGCCGGATATGTAATGGGGGCAAGACAGGGATACGTTTACGTGAGAGCGGAATATCCCATCGCGGTGGAGCGACTGGATCATGCCATTAAGCAGGCCGAGGAGTATGGTTTCCTAGGCGACAACATCTTGGGAACGGATTTTAGTTTTCGCCTGGAAATTCGGGTTGGCGCTGGAGCCTTCGTTTGCGGGGAGGAAACTGCACTTATAACTTCTATCGAAGGTAATCGGGGCGAGCCAAGACCTCGTCCGCCCTTCCCTGCCACCAGCGGTCTCTGGGGCAAGCCAACCCTGAACAACAACGTCGAAACCTTTGCCAATATCTGCCCCATCATCCTCAATGGTCCCGAGTGGTTTGCCCAGATGGGCACCGACAAGAGCAAGGGTACTAAGGTTTTTGCCATGGCCGGCGATATCAATAACACCGGTCTCGTCGAGGTAGAGATGGGCACCAGCCTCCGGGAGATCGTCTTTGACATCGGTGGCGGGATCCCCAAGGGCAAGAAGTTCAAAGCTGCTCAGACCGGTGGCCCCTCCGGTGGTTGCTTGACGGCTGATCACCTCGACACACCGATTACCTACGAAACCCTGCAGGAGTTGGGCTCCATGGTGGGCAGCGGTGGATTGATTATCATGGATGAGGACACCTGTATGGTGGACATTGCCCGCTACTTCCTGGACTTCACCAGGGATGAGTCCTGCGGTAAGTGCAGCCCCTGCCGAATTGGTACCACCAGGATGCTAGAACTCTTAGAGCGGATCACCAAGGGTGAGGGTCGGCCCGAGGACTTGGACGAGCTCGAGGACCTGGCCAGCACCATTCAAGAGGCTTCCCTTTGCGGACTGGGACAATCGGCACCTAATCCCGTTTTAAGTACCCTGCGCTACTTTAGAGATGAGTACGAGGCCCACATCTTCGAGAAGCGTTGCCCAGCAGGACAGTGTCAAGAGCTGCTGCGCTATGTCATCGATGCCGATGCCTGTCGCGGTTGTGAGCTGTGTGCCAAGCATTGTCCCGTGGATGCCATCTCCGGGGTTCGGAGAGAGCCCTTTGTCATCGATCAGGACCTGTGTATCAAGTGCGGCGAATGTATCCAGCGGTGTCCCTTTGAAGCCATTAGCCGTCGCTAATTCGACCAAGGAAAGGGGTGCAGGTTGTTGGTAACCTTAACTATAGATAATCAGAAAGTTACTGTGCCGGAAGGCACCACGGTGTTAGAGGCAGCCAAGCAAGCGGGGATCCATATTCCTACCCTGTGTTATCTCAAGGACATCAACGAGATCGGAGCTTGCCGGGTTTGCTTGGTAGAGATTGAAGGCAATCGCAAGCTGCAAGCCGCCTGTGTGTATCCGGTAGCGGAGGGGATGGTAGTTTCCACTAATTCCCCCCGGGTGAGAAGGGCCCGCAAGACAACGGTGGAACTGATCCTGTCCAATCATCCCCAGGATTGTTTGGTTTGCCTGCGCAACCAAAATTGCGAACTGCAGACCCTGTCTCGGGACCTTGGGATCACTGAGGTCCGCTATACCGGGCGGATGACCGATGTGGACAAGGATCAGTCCTCGCCCTCCATCGTCCGGGATCCCAACAAGTGTGTCCTGTGTCGGCGGTGTATTGCCGTCTGTAGTCAGATTCAAGGGGTAGATATTCTCGGTGCCGCCGGTCGAGGTTTCGATACCGTAGTGGCCCCCGCTTGGCAGGCAGAGATTGGTACCACGGCTTGTACCAACTGTGGCCAGTGTGTCCTAGTTTGTCCCGTGGGAGCCTTGACGGAAAAGGATGATACCGAGAAGGTATTTGACGCGTTGGCAGATCCAGAGAAGCATGTGGTCATCCAGACCGCTCCGGCGGTGCGAGTAGCACTGGCTGAGGAGTTTGGTGAGCCGCCGGGCTCCATCGCCACGGGCAAGATGGTGGCTGCTCTTCGTCGTCTGGGCTTTGATCGGGTCTTTGACACCGACTTCACCGCGGACTTGACCATCATTGAAGAGGCCAATGAGCTGCTGGAGCGTTTGCAATCGGGAGGTAAGCTGCCGCTCATCACCTCCTGTAGTCCGGGATGGATTAAGTTTATTGAGCATCACTATCCTGACATGCTGGAGCATCTCTCCACCTGTAAGTCTCCCCAGCAGATGTTTGGCACCTTGGTGAAGACCTATTACGCGCAGACTGCCAACATTGACCCAGAGAAGATCGTATCGGTCTCCTTGATGCCATGCACCGCAAAGAAGTACGAGGCTCAGCGACCGGAGATGAATTCCAGCGGCTATCAGGATGTGGATTATGTCATTACCACTCGGGAGCTAGCTAGGATGCTGCGGCTTGCCGGTATCGATTGGGCGCGGATCGAAGAGGAAGAGTACGATGAGCCCTTGGGGATCAGTACCGGAGCCGGCTTGATCTTCGGAGCCACCGGTGGGGTAATGGAAGCCGCCCTGCGCACTGCCTATGAGACTGTGACCAAGGAGGAACTGCCCAGTCTCGATTTTACTGAAGTGCGGGGATTGCAGGGAATCAAGGAGGCGGAGGTAGATCTGGGAGGCACCAAGCTGAAGGTTGCCGTGGCCCATACCTTGGCCAATGCCCGGAAGCTCCTGGAGGCCATCAAGTCCGGTGAGGCGGAATACCACTTCATCGAGGTTATGGCCTGTCCCGGCGGCTGCATTGGCGGTGGCGGTCAGCCCCTGCCTGTAGATAACGAAGTGAGACAGAAGCGGATCGATGCTATCTACGCCGGTGATCGGGCGATGACCCTGCGGAAGTCCCATGAAAATCCCGCAGTCAAGACCCTGTATGAGGAGTTTCTGGGTAAGCCCAACGGCCCCAAGGCCCATGAGCTGTTGCACACCAGCTATACCAAGAGGAGAATCATTCCCTTGGGTGAAGACGATGGTGCCGTAGACAGCCCATCTCTAGCGGAGATCGCCGTTGCCGGTAACGGAGCGGACAACTAACGGGGCGGGAAATATCTGACAACAAAACAGCTCTGAGGACTGGTGACACCGGATTCTCAGAGCTGTTTGTTTTAGAGAAGCATCTTGGCAATGGACAGGTATATCAAGAGCCCTGCAACGTCGACGATGGTGGTGAGCAGCGGACCGCTGGCCACCGCTGGGTCCTTCTTAAGCTTGGTCAGGACAAAGGGCATTGTCACACCGACAAGGTTGGCGATGACAACGATAACCGTCATCGACAGAGAGACAACCAGCCCGATTCTCAAGCCACCTTGCACCACTCCCAGCACCCAACTGGCCAATCCCAGGGTAACACCTAGGGAAAGACCAACCCCTAGCTCCTTGAGAAGCACCTTGAACCACTGACTAAGCTGGGTGTCTCCCGTTGCCAGGGAACGGACCATCAGGGTGGAGGATTGCTGACCGGCGTTACCACCGGTAGCGATCAGCAGCGGGACGAAGAAGGTAAGGG includes:
- a CDS encoding ABC transporter ATP-binding protein, which encodes MNSYGLMRSFIRKYRWRYVYGIFWLLVVGSFQLIMPKILGALTDNFAAGELTSRTLLRYIALILGTAAATAVGRYSWRIYISGTARLIEYELRNSLYNHLQTLSTRFYTQNTTGDLLAHATNDINAVRNALGRGIVMLVDALFICILTVIIMFNTIDWRLTLMAMAPLPLLFALSLGFGRVIHRRFTRVQAAFARMTERVQENFAGMRVVKSFVQEKPEIERFMYSNQDYFDENMRLVRVWALFHPLVQLIAAVSFLIVLTMGGTMVIYGNISLGDFIAFNTYLGMLIWPMVGFGMVINVIQRGKASMDRLNTLFENKPEVRDESKSTQGPVPLQGEIEVRNLTFAYEKKQEPVLKNISFHVPAGSTLAIVGRTGSGKTTLMNLLLRLYNPPRGTILLDGREIRDIPLKQLRSSIGYVPQDTFLFSTSLLDNIGFGLEESEITEEKAMAAAKRAQVHGDILETSQGYQTVIGERGVTLSGGQKQRVAIARALIKNPTILILDDSLSAVDTNTEERILAELEEIMKTRTSIIISHRISTVKHADNILVLDDGQIIEQGSHQELLAKRGLYWDIYQKQLLQEELQGA
- the nth gene encoding endonuclease III, which gives rise to MEKARKKTREKQIIDILAQLYPNPRSALNFRTPYELLVATILSAQCTDKRVNEITAKLFPRANTPEQMIELGIEGIEEYIRGLGLFRNKSKNIYRTSQILLEKFNGEVPRTREELMQLPGVGRKTANVVLANAFQIPALAVDTHVHRVSNRLGLVAAKKVEETEAQLMDLIPKAEWIDVHHQLIYHGRNLCTARRPRCDECPLLPYCPTGAVLQ
- a CDS encoding lysine exporter LysO family protein codes for the protein MLLAVIACVAAGFFLGLSILPESSLIYVEQIITLALGLLLVTVGIDLGRNRTLLAAIRRQGPTILLLPAVSGLGSLLGTALVAAPLGLPLAQSMAVGAGFGWYSLSGILIADAGYPELGGLAFLANVLREIITLVAVPFLARRFGSYGAIASGGATTMDTTLPIIVRSAGDEAAIPALIHGVVLSSIIPLLVTYLIRFF
- a CDS encoding LysO family transporter, producing MGLVMGCLLLGLAIGLSGRLSHRAHSAIGRLNLVCLFVMLTALGAKLGATPGIQERLGQLGLRAVILAVAAIGGGVGLTVALQWILQAVKGRKRTSADLPPMGD
- a CDS encoding DUF896 domain-containing protein: MITKELIQRINELAKKKRTEGLTPEEAAEQQRLRQQYLAGIRAQLKVQLDSIEFVDPDDPRLKTQKHHHIVPADYHREHSHSCTCGGNCGGHDHSGDDEGHGCGCQGHSGGSCGCH
- the lgt gene encoding prolipoprotein diacylglyceryl transferase; amino-acid sequence: MYPVLFRVFGLPVHSYGLMLAIAFGVGALILRRLARQARISDDCVVDLVLWACLGAIIGARLLFVLLEWEYYSQYPEQLISVSGGGLSGLSFHGGVIGGVVAGLLVVRRYGVNPWHMADLVAPLLALGTGIARFGCLLNGCCYGYVSRVPWAFPCAAVDSLPRHPTQLYAVVGNLLIFAWLWRRRGKLEYRGENALGYVIAYAVMRSVVEVWRDSQILFAPFKTTQVANAVIILLALIVNWRLAQNRQRQGEGWAGE
- a CDS encoding TVP38/TMEM64 family protein, producing MASPQIWTLGKVTQVLQRDLPVYFRSLLLTMEGWAPVVFLLAYGVRPIILFPSGIFAITAGLVFGTLWGSIYGILGATLGSCTAFLLARHLGRDWVRSRLKHRISAVDRITGEKGFLVILLLRLVPLLPYDVVNYGAGLTNMSFWSYALATLLGVSPSVVLLVYFGRSLADLSLRHLLIGVTGMALLSGLSLWLRRYLRRL
- a CDS encoding NAD(P)H-dependent oxidoreductase subunit E, producing MAKQCRCGNCSGQDERYTKLQKIIADYKDVPGALIPVLHQAQELFGYLPQEVQAFVAEGLGIPISKVDGVVSFYSFFTSTPQGKYKIGVCMGTACYVKGSAQVLEELEKQLGVKVSETSADGLFTLEVTRCIGACGLAPVITIGDDVYGRLTPEEIPEILAKYRED
- a CDS encoding NADH-quinone oxidoreductase subunit NuoF, producing the protein MATYRSHVLVCAGAGCVSSGCKAVQQALVTELEANDLQDEVRVVETGCIGSCDLGPVVVVYPEGVFYQKVSPQDVTEIVSEHLGKGRPVQRLFYQRADTGDFEEKIQDIDFFNRQTRVALRNTGVIDPMVIEEYIARDGYQALGKVLTEMTPEEVIDVLKRSGLRGRGGAGFPTGLKWEFTYKAEGAVKYITCNADEGDPGAFMDRSILEGDPHSIIEAMAIAGYVMGARQGYVYVRAEYPIAVERLDHAIKQAEEYGFLGDNILGTDFSFRLEIRVGAGAFVCGEETALITSIEGNRGEPRPRPPFPATSGLWGKPTLNNNVETFANICPIILNGPEWFAQMGTDKSKGTKVFAMAGDINNTGLVEVEMGTSLREIVFDIGGGIPKGKKFKAAQTGGPSGGCLTADHLDTPITYETLQELGSMVGSGGLIIMDEDTCMVDIARYFLDFTRDESCGKCSPCRIGTTRMLELLERITKGEGRPEDLDELEDLASTIQEASLCGLGQSAPNPVLSTLRYFRDEYEAHIFEKRCPAGQCQELLRYVIDADACRGCELCAKHCPVDAISGVRREPFVIDQDLCIKCGECIQRCPFEAISRR
- a CDS encoding 2Fe-2S iron-sulfur cluster binding domain-containing protein; the encoded protein is MVTLTIDNQKVTVPEGTTVLEAAKQAGIHIPTLCYLKDINEIGACRVCLVEIEGNRKLQAACVYPVAEGMVVSTNSPRVRRARKTTVELILSNHPQDCLVCLRNQNCELQTLSRDLGITEVRYTGRMTDVDKDQSSPSIVRDPNKCVLCRRCIAVCSQIQGVDILGAAGRGFDTVVAPAWQAEIGTTACTNCGQCVLVCPVGALTEKDDTEKVFDALADPEKHVVIQTAPAVRVALAEEFGEPPGSIATGKMVAALRRLGFDRVFDTDFTADLTIIEEANELLERLQSGGKLPLITSCSPGWIKFIEHHYPDMLEHLSTCKSPQQMFGTLVKTYYAQTANIDPEKIVSVSLMPCTAKKYEAQRPEMNSSGYQDVDYVITTRELARMLRLAGIDWARIEEEEYDEPLGISTGAGLIFGATGGVMEAALRTAYETVTKEELPSLDFTEVRGLQGIKEAEVDLGGTKLKVAVAHTLANARKLLEAIKSGEAEYHFIEVMACPGGCIGGGGQPLPVDNEVRQKRIDAIYAGDRAMTLRKSHENPAVKTLYEEFLGKPNGPKAHELLHTSYTKRRIIPLGEDDGAVDSPSLAEIAVAGNGADN
- a CDS encoding magnesium transporter codes for the protein ITVDDIIDVIEEEATEDFQLGAAVTPLEDDYGNLGVWELYKKRAGWLVILVFINLLSSSVMAVFEELLAATIALTFFVPLLIATGGNAGQQSSTLMVRSLATGDTQLSQWFKVLLKELGVGLSLGVTLGLASWVLGVVQGGLRIGLVVSLSMTVIVVIANLVGVTMPFVLTKLKKDPAVASGPLLTTIVDVAGLLIYLSIAKMLL